GGCCGGTCGCGTCGCGACCGGCCTTCGTCAGCTCAGGAGCTTGCGCGTCCTGGTCAGAACTGGACCGTGGGTGCCTGGCGGACCTGCGGGTCCTGCACCTCGAAGTACTCCGCGCGCTCGAAGTGGAACATGCCCGCGATGACGTTCGTCGGGAACGTCTCGATCTTGGTGTTGAGGCTGCGCACGTTCGCGTTGTAGAAGCGGCGCGCGGCGGCGATCCGGTCCTCGGTCGTCGACAGCTCGTTCTGGAGCTGCTGGAAGTTCTCGCTCGCGCGCAGCACCGGGTAGTTCTCGGCGACCGCGAACAGGCGGCCCAGGGCCTGCGTCAGCTGGTTCTCCTGCGCGGCCTGCTCCGCGACGGACGCGCCCTGCCCCGCAGCGGCGGCTCGCGCGCGCGTGACCTCGTCGAACACCGCGCGCTCGTGCGCGGCGTAGCCCTTGACGGTCTCGACGAGGTTCGGGATCAGGTCGTGCCGGCGGTGCAGCTCGACGTCGATCTGACGCCACGACTCCTGCACCAGGTTCCGCAGGCGCACCAGCGCGTTGTACTGCGCGACGGCCCACAGCAGGGCGATGACGACGAGCACGCCCACGACGATCGCGGCGATGGCTCCACCAGGCACGAGGACTCCTTCTCCAGGGGTAGGTGTGAGCCTAGCGGGCCAGCGGGTCGTGCCCGTGGTCCAGCCAGACATGACGCGGGACGGCGTCGGCGATCGCGGCGAGCAGCGCGATCCGCGCGTCGAACCGTTGCAGGTCCGTGCGGCCGGGCGCCCACGTGAGCAGCGTCGTGCCCTCGATGCGCCACGCGACCCGGTTCTCCCGCAGCAGGCGCTCGACGAGCCGCGGGTGGAGGATGGCGTGCCCGACCGCCAGGTCGGTCGCCCGCACGGCGTAGCGCTTGTTGAACTCGGCGGACTCGACGTCCAGGTCCGTCTTGCCGAACGCGGTGGCCAGGCGCGAGCCGACCGACTCGGGCGTCACCTCGAGGTCCGGCAGGAACGCGGGCAGCTGCAACGTGACCACGTGGAACGTGTGCGTCGTCGTGCTGCGCTTGCCGTCCGAGTCGGTGCTCGACGTCTCGTACGAGTACACGAACGACATCAGCTCGTGCTGCTGGAACCGACCCGCGACGGTGTCGCAGACCTTGCGGTTGTCGCCCGTACCGAACGGGGACCCGCGCCACCGGCTCACGAGCGAGCGGTCGTCGGGCTGCCGGGTCCAGCCCCGGGTGGTGAGCCACGCGTCGAGCGCCGCCTGGTGCTTGCGGTGCGAGATGGTCGACCAGACCACCATCAGGATCATCAACGCGGCGCCGATGCCCAGGATCCACGCGACGTCGAACCCGGCCCCGAAGACCGCACCCGAGCTAGACACGACCCACCTCCGTCCGGGCGTCCTGCCACACGTGCGGCGGGACGAAGGCGAGCACTGTATCGAGCAGGTGCAGGCAGTGGTCGATCGTCGCGCTCCGAAGGAAGCGCGGATCGTGCCACGTCAGGATCCAGCCGCCCTCGACCACCCAGGGAAGACCGAGCAGCAGGTCGGGATCGACGAGCCTGCGAGCGAGCCCACCGGTCAGCAGGTCCCACGCGACGCGCGGCTCCTCGGCGTCGACCACGTACCTCGTGTCGAACTCCGGGACACCGAGCTCGAGACCACGCCTGCCGCGCGCCCCGAGCACGGACCTCCCGAACGCCTCGGGCATGACCTCGGTCCTCGGCAGGTCGGCAGGGAGCCGGACCGCCACGACCTGCAGGTCGGCGGACAGCGGGATGCCCCCGGGCCGCTGCGCGACGTACCGGTACGTGTAGGTCACGGTCTCCAGCTCGACCGCGGTGGCACCGTCCCGCTCGGGCGTTCCGGGCACGTCCACGGGCAGCAGACGAAGGGTGCGCGTGACGTCGACTGCCAGGTCACGAGTCGCGTACGGCTCGGTGACGCGCGGAGGACCGGTCAGGCCGTCGAGCACCGAGTCGTCGCGCGCCGCGAACAACCACCCGCGCTCGCGCGCCAGGCGCTGGGCGTCGGCTGTCTGCGCGCGATGCCGGCGACCCTGTCGGCTGAGCACGACGACCCAGAAGGCGCCGGCCAAGGACACCATGGCCAGCATGGCGAGGGAGTAGAGCAGCGGCTCCTCGGTCGTGATCGCGTAGATCAGCGAGGTGACCGCCCAGCACGTTCCCAGCACCACGGCGAGGCGGACGTAGCCCTGCCGCTCGGGTGCCGCCCGCTCCCCCCGCACGACCGGCCCGTCAGGCCAGGCCGAGGTCGGCCAGGTCGAAGAGGAAGTGGTACGGGACGCCGAGGGCCTCGATCGCCTCGCGGGCACCGGTGCCACGGTCGACGATGACCGCGACGCCCGCGACCTCGCCGCCCGCCTCGCGCACGGCCTCGACCGCGGTGATCGCGGAGCCGCCCGTCGTCGAGGTGTCCTCGAGCACGACGACGCGCCGTCCCGTGACGTCCGGCCCCTCGATGCGGCGCTGTAGGCCGTGGGCCTTGCCGGCCTTGCGGACGACGAACGCGTCGACGTCCTGCCCGCGGCTCGCGGCCGCGTGCAGCACCGACGTGGCGACCGGGTCCGCGCCGAGCGTCAGCCCGCCGACCGCGTCGACCTCGGCGGTGCCGAGACCCACCTCCTCGAGCAGGTCGAGCATGAGGTGGCCGATGAGCGGCGCCGCGCGGTGGTGCAGCGTGACGCGGCGCAGGTCGACGTAGTAGTCGGCCTCGCGGCCCGAGGAGAGCGTGACCTTGCCGTGCACGACGGCGAGGTCCTTGATGAGGGTGAGGAGCTGGTCCCGAGGGCTGGCGGCGAGGGTGGCGTCGGTCACGCGGGAAGGCTACCGCCGCCGGGGACGGCTCAGCGGGCGTCGTCCACAGGCTCGGCGTCAGCCTCGGAGGAGGCCGTCGCCCCCGGCGACTCGAGGGCCTTGCGGTAGCGACCGACCGCGCGGATCGCACTGCGCGGGGCCAGCCGGGCCGCGGCGGAGACCGAGCGGTAGCGCAGGCTGGGCGTGGAGATGACGACCCCGCGCCGCACGTCCGCGAGCGCGCGCGCGACGACGTCCTCGGCGTCGAGCCACGCGAAGTCCGGGTAGGCGGACACGTCGATCGCACCGCGCTCGTGGAACTCGGTGCGCACGAACCCGGGGCACAGCGCGGTCGCGGTGACGCCCGTGCCCTTGAGCTCGACCGCGAGTCCCTCGGTGAACGAGCGGACCCACGCCTTGTGCGCGGAGTACGTGCCCGACGCGAGCAGCGCCGCGACCGACGCGACGTTGAGGATCGCCCCGCGCCCTCGTCGGACCATGGCGTCCGCCGCGGCGTGCGACAGGACGAGCGGCGTGCGGACCATGAGGTCCAGCGCGCGCTCCTCGCGCTCGAGGTCGCCGCCGACGAAGCGCTGGTTGAGCCCGAGGCCCGCGTTGTTCACCAGCAGCCCCACCGGGCGCTCGTCGTCGCGCAGCCGGTCCGCGACGCGCTCCACCTGCGCCCGGTCGGACAGGTCCGCGACGAGCACCTCGGCGCGCACGCCGGCGCCCGCCTCGAGCTGGTGCGCGAGGCGCGTGAGGCGGGCCTCGTCGCGTGCGACGAGGACGAGGTCGTGCCTGGCCGTCGCGAGCTGCCACGCGAACTCCAGGCCCAGGCCGGCGGACGCGCCGGTGACGAGTGCGGTTCCCACGCGCCCACCCTACGGACCGGGACCGACCCGGCAACCTCCGCCACGCTCGCGCGGGACGGGCGACGCGGGACCGGCGGGTCCGCGGGGACGACGAGGGCTGTGGACGACCGGGGGTCGTGTCGGTCGGGGCTCGTAGGGTGGTCGCGTGCACCCCGACGACTCGCCCCTCCTCGACGCGCCCGTGGGCGCCGAGCCCTGGCCGGACGAGCCGCCGTACGACCCGTTCTACGACGACGCGCCGCCGGACCTCGACGCGTGGGCGCACGGCGTCCCGCACGACGCGGGCTCGGGCGAGCTCGCGGCCGCGGTCGCGGCGACGACCCGTGGCACCGCGGGCCGGTCGTCGCGCAGGTCCGCAGGCTCGTCGGACACCCCGGCCCGCGCGGCCGCCGCCGCGTCCGGGACGCCGCTCGAGGTGCTGCGCCGCGTCTGGGGGTACGACGAGTTCCGCGGCGACCAGGCGGAGATCATCGACACGGTCGTCGCCGGCGGGGACGCGCTCGTGCTCATGCCGACCGGTGGCGGCAAGTCGCTGTGCTACCAGGTGCCCGCTCTCGTGCGCGAGGGCACCGGCGTCGTCGTCTCGCCGCTGATCGCGCTCATGCAGGACCAGGTCGACGCGCTGTCCGCGCTCGGCGTACGCGCCGGCTTCCTCAACTCGACGCAGCAGGCGTGGCAGCGCCGCGAGGTCGAGGAGGCGTACCTCGCGGGCGAGCTCGACCTGCTCTACCTCGCCCCTGAGCGGCTCAACGTGCCGGACACGATCGACCTGCTGGACCGCGGGACCGTCGCGCTGTTCGCGATCGACGAGGCGCACTGCGTGTCGCAGTGGGGCCACGACTTCCGGCCCGACTACCTGCGGCTGTCGATGCTGCACGAGCGGTGGCCGGACGTGCCGCGCGTCGCGCTGACCGCGACCGCCACCAAGGTCACGCACACGGAGATCGCGCAGCGGCTGCAGCTCGAGGACGCGCGGCACTTCGTCGCGAGCTTCGACCGGCCCAACATCCAGTACCGGATCGTCCCCAAGGACAACCCGCGCGCGCAGCTGCTCGACCTGCTGCGCACGGAGCACGCGGGCGACGCGGGCATCGTCTACTGCCTGTCCCG
The sequence above is a segment of the Cellulomonas palmilytica genome. Coding sequences within it:
- a CDS encoding DUF3137 domain-containing protein, translating into MSSSGAVFGAGFDVAWILGIGAALMILMVVWSTISHRKHQAALDAWLTTRGWTRQPDDRSLVSRWRGSPFGTGDNRKVCDTVAGRFQQHELMSFVYSYETSSTDSDGKRSTTTHTFHVVTLQLPAFLPDLEVTPESVGSRLATAFGKTDLDVESAEFNKRYAVRATDLAVGHAILHPRLVERLLRENRVAWRIEGTTLLTWAPGRTDLQRFDARIALLAAIADAVPRHVWLDHGHDPLAR
- a CDS encoding LemA family protein, translated to MPGGAIAAIVVGVLVVIALLWAVAQYNALVRLRNLVQESWRQIDVELHRRHDLIPNLVETVKGYAAHERAVFDEVTRARAAAAGQGASVAEQAAQENQLTQALGRLFAVAENYPVLRASENFQQLQNELSTTEDRIAAARRFYNANVRSLNTKIETFPTNVIAGMFHFERAEYFEVQDPQVRQAPTVQF
- the pyrE gene encoding orotate phosphoribosyltransferase, with the protein product MTDATLAASPRDQLLTLIKDLAVVHGKVTLSSGREADYYVDLRRVTLHHRAAPLIGHLMLDLLEEVGLGTAEVDAVGGLTLGADPVATSVLHAAASRGQDVDAFVVRKAGKAHGLQRRIEGPDVTGRRVVVLEDTSTTGGSAITAVEAVREAGGEVAGVAVIVDRGTGAREAIEALGVPYHFLFDLADLGLA
- a CDS encoding SDR family NAD(P)-dependent oxidoreductase translates to MGTALVTGASAGLGLEFAWQLATARHDLVLVARDEARLTRLAHQLEAGAGVRAEVLVADLSDRAQVERVADRLRDDERPVGLLVNNAGLGLNQRFVGGDLEREERALDLMVRTPLVLSHAAADAMVRRGRGAILNVASVAALLASGTYSAHKAWVRSFTEGLAVELKGTGVTATALCPGFVRTEFHERGAIDVSAYPDFAWLDAEDVVARALADVRRGVVISTPSLRYRSVSAAARLAPRSAIRAVGRYRKALESPGATASSEADAEPVDDAR